In a single window of the Salmo trutta chromosome 21, fSalTru1.1, whole genome shotgun sequence genome:
- the LOC115156824 gene encoding epidermal retinol dehydrogenase 2 encodes MNFLLETLQLIVMSMYYNIEAFVRLFIPFKKKNVTGEIVLITGAGSGIGRLMAEKFAPLGVSLVLWDVNQEGMKETARLVKEKGATRVHYYLCDCSDKAKVYRVADQVKREVGDVSILINNAGIVTGRNFMDAPDSLIEKTLEVNTMAHFWTYKAFLPAMTANNHGHLVSVASTAGMIGVNGLADYCASKFAAIGFAESVALELLATGKDGVKTTIVCPHFMNTGMFDGCNSKWPLLVPVLDPDYVAKKIIEAILTDQVYLLLPKSMYILMGMKKILPFKTGNLLGMYLGAFNFMDAFKGRVKKEA; translated from the exons ATGAATTTCCTCCTGGAAACCCTTCAGTTGATTGTAATGTCAATGTATTACAACATAGAGGCATTTGTCAGACTGTTCATCCCATTTAAGAAGAAAAATGTCACCGGGGAAATCGTCCTGATCACCGGGGCGGGCAGCGGCATTGGCCGGCTCATGGCAGAGAAGTTTGCCCCCCTTGGCGTCTCTCTGGTTCTGTGGGATGTCAACCAGGAGGGCATGAAGGAGACTGCAAGACTAGTGAAGGAGAAAGGGGCAACTAGGGTCCACTACTACCTGTGTGACTGCAGTGACAAGGCTAAAGTCTACAGAGTGGCTGACCAG GTCAAGAGAGAAGTGGGGGATGTGAGCATTCTCATAAACAACGCTGGCATCGTCACAGGCAGGAATTTCATGGATGCGCCAGACTCCCTCATTGAGAAAACCCTTGAAGTAAACACCATGGCACACTTTTGG ACTTATAAAGCCTTCCTCCCAGCGATGACTGCCAACAACCATGGTCACCTGGTCAGTGTTGCTAGCACAGCGGGTATGATTGGTGTCAATGGACTAGCAG ATTACTGTGCCAGCAAGTTTGCTGCTATTGGCTTTGCTGAGTCTGTGGCTCTGGAGCTGCTGGCAACGGGGAAGGATGGAGTCAAGACTACCATTGTGTGTCCACACTTCATGAACACTGGCATGTTCGATGGCTGCAATTCTAA GTGGCCTCTCTTGGTGCCTGTCCTGGATCCAGACTACGTAGCAAAGAAGATCATTGAGGCCATTTTAACTGACCAGGTCTACCTTCTGCTCCCAAAGAGCATGTATATTCTCATGGGCATGAAGAA GATTTTACCCTTTAAGACTGGGAATCTGCTGGGGATGTACCTGGGAGCATTCAACTTTATGGATGCCTTCAAAGGACGTGTCAAGAAAGAGGCGTAG